The following are encoded together in the Methylomonas methanica MC09 genome:
- a CDS encoding cellulase family glycosylhydrolase yields the protein MWAYKLLNVPALLFFSAHTLMSKFESVSIFNRNTRIALLALIAFQSANAHTFHTSGSALLDPCGVPFVVRGVNAGIAFPVDNNADSLEQITRTGANAVRLTFRWRINRSNPDLVNNALQKAAENHLLAIPSIWDASGDMNKLDFAVNFWTQPEMVAVLRRYEDNLLLNIGNEIGGGDVSFEEFTARYAQAVQKIRDAGLHMPLVVDAAAWGRGENYLLENANALIESDPDHNLLFSWHPWDQSAAPDDAIANQLKQRFKATVDAAAANNIPLLVGEFSSVGAQETGHVPYQYMMEYADTHNVGWLWWWWSSGATPDKHALTTNGAFGSWANVGEEVAMTSPYGINATAKRTHYLSSGSCAPGTQLEVESTPNRPKMLRARVMKGAEVLLYWQIIASNEKNFDIEVSSDNQQTWKLVKVLGPDSQKVAIGAAKEYIYTLDRSKYLDPNHGYDPSLNYSTDYWVRVGAYRASNAVAYSTPIKITTNSASGMCANNSSGSGLYAQYFDARYSWPGFTTIDPQIDFDWGTGSPNPSDPTAPKDHFAVAWYGSIQPPANGEYTFYTNSDDFATVWIDGVKILDNSGAFANGWAVGKVNLSAKQKHSILVEYREWDNSASMALYWGSNQFERQLVPSCVLFPE from the coding sequence ATGTGGGCATACAAGTTGCTTAATGTACCTGCATTGTTGTTTTTTAGTGCCCATACGCTGATGTCTAAATTTGAATCTGTTTCTATTTTTAATCGAAATACCCGGATTGCATTATTGGCATTAATCGCGTTTCAGTCGGCAAATGCTCATACTTTCCATACTAGCGGTTCCGCATTATTAGATCCCTGCGGAGTACCGTTTGTGGTCAGAGGTGTAAACGCCGGTATAGCTTTTCCTGTTGATAATAACGCCGATAGCTTGGAGCAAATCACTCGGACTGGGGCAAATGCCGTGAGATTGACTTTCCGGTGGCGTATTAACAGAAGCAACCCTGATTTGGTGAACAACGCGCTTCAAAAGGCTGCCGAAAACCACCTGTTGGCCATTCCGTCCATTTGGGATGCCAGCGGAGATATGAATAAACTCGATTTTGCGGTGAACTTTTGGACGCAGCCGGAAATGGTTGCCGTGTTAAGACGATATGAAGATAACCTGCTGCTAAATATCGGTAACGAGATAGGCGGCGGCGACGTAAGCTTTGAAGAGTTTACGGCACGTTATGCGCAGGCCGTGCAGAAAATCAGAGACGCGGGCTTACATATGCCGCTGGTGGTCGATGCCGCCGCGTGGGGGCGAGGTGAAAACTATTTATTGGAGAATGCAAATGCTCTGATCGAATCGGATCCCGATCATAATCTGCTGTTTAGCTGGCATCCGTGGGATCAGAGTGCGGCGCCGGACGACGCTATAGCTAACCAGTTAAAGCAACGCTTTAAAGCCACTGTGGATGCCGCTGCGGCCAATAACATTCCGTTGTTGGTTGGCGAGTTTTCCAGTGTAGGCGCTCAGGAAACGGGCCACGTACCCTATCAATACATGATGGAATATGCCGATACTCATAACGTCGGCTGGTTGTGGTGGTGGTGGTCGTCCGGCGCGACGCCAGACAAGCATGCATTGACAACGAATGGCGCTTTTGGGAGCTGGGCGAACGTCGGTGAAGAAGTGGCTATGACCAGCCCTTATGGCATTAACGCAACGGCCAAACGTACGCACTACCTGAGCAGTGGGAGCTGCGCGCCCGGTACTCAACTTGAAGTTGAATCGACGCCCAATCGGCCGAAAATGCTACGCGCTAGAGTAATGAAAGGCGCTGAGGTGCTTCTGTATTGGCAAATCATCGCCAGTAATGAAAAAAATTTCGATATCGAAGTATCGAGCGACAATCAGCAAACCTGGAAATTGGTCAAGGTTTTGGGCCCCGATTCCCAAAAGGTAGCAATCGGTGCCGCAAAGGAATACATCTACACGCTAGATAGGTCCAAATATCTCGATCCAAACCATGGTTATGATCCCAGTTTGAATTATTCGACTGACTATTGGGTGCGTGTAGGTGCATACCGGGCGTCAAATGCGGTGGCGTATTCGACGCCGATAAAAATAACAACAAACTCGGCTTCCGGCATGTGTGCCAATAACTCCAGCGGTTCCGGCCTTTATGCGCAATATTTCGACGCAAGATACTCTTGGCCGGGTTTTACCACAATCGATCCTCAAATCGATTTCGATTGGGGGACTGGGTCGCCTAACCCATCCGATCCAACAGCGCCAAAAGATCATTTCGCGGTAGCTTGGTACGGAAGCATTCAGCCGCCAGCGAATGGCGAATATACCTTTTATACCAATAGCGATGACTTCGCTACGGTTTGGATCGACGGCGTTAAGATACTGGACAACTCGGGGGCATTCGCTAACGGTTGGGCGGTTGGGAAAGTGAATTTATCTGCCAAACAGAAGCACTCCATTTTGGTGGAGTATAGGGAGTGGGACAATAGTGCCAGCATGGCATTATATTGGGGAAGTAATCAATTCGAGCGCCAGCTGGTGCCGTCATGCGTCTTATTTCCTGAATAA
- a CDS encoding tetratricopeptide repeat protein, translating into MSGLFQWLGFFIEGALFRMPLYGKLIMDKLITIFSQYKVFYRIAKLSAICAVLLITGCQAEDAQYYIAEGKSLYEKGDLESARVQFKNALQIDPKLAEVYYRLALVDEQKQDWRGMLANLTAVLELNSDHIDAKVKLAQLHLLGGQLDQASEYVQSVLTQSPDYPTALLLAAAIKFRQGKNAEAFQEVEYVLAAEPFLADAIGLQVNILTALQRNNEALSLARIGVLHNPDDAELWTQKIRLEVDLEQFEEAIRDYRALIERFPENAEYRLDLADLYHRIGRTDQAEQLIDDASKQYPSQMVYRYKLVDFVEQRDEKKAEALLIKFIKDYPRESGLTFKLADLYIAQQRFAGAERLLQDAADRDIADEENLVKRNIKLAEIASKQQNLARVEQLADEILKIDINQSDALLLRAGIRLNKLDADGAISDLRIVLRDRPNLEHAMLLLAQASLVKGQPEVAEGYLRKTLESNPDNAAALASLARELLKRGALASAEEITRKQVQASPNNTVALEMLIQVRALRGDWKGAAEALAKLEKLPGAQSTTRYWAARLASLQGNTDSAIKGYQALLQQQPSYTKALTDLVQIYETNGRRRELIEYLQSQLNKFPDSVPLLSVLAATYILDQRWAEGEAKVRKAVELTPEDLGLKLKLVDIIEVRNADRAEAQLKELLKSAPNDARLVFRFSRFYQERQRYPEAETLLKAFANDNHGNRNAINARVKLAELAWARHDLLEAKTRINQILVSESDNTDALMLRAALSVAEQAYLAALVDLRKVLEVEPESEQALALMAQVYMQQGLVQNVEETWRRVLGVHPGNMSGLQFTVKQLVAKGDWQQAFQYIDKAIDANPGNPQYVELRIRLLAGREDWPAVESEIARASKQPRFTDLLMRWKAKLAMRRENYSAAIKIYSEWLEQRPTNSEALTGLAHAFQRAGQSKELIAYLESQIHKAPGFDEAYWFLAQSYAADKNWAAAEQLLRDKLSRMPGDGHSWGLLGKVYADQGKDLEAEKTFQAGLTATVNDAALMADQAAFYVVRRQFDKAVSVYERILGISPDNVVAINNLANLLVNQRRHNQDDIRRALNLVEPLRKSNDPALLDTFAWVQLKSGSVATALPVLQRAANSAPKNSSILYHLAEALSQAGDKTAARVQLERLFAIQDKDGFMELEAAQTLLNSL; encoded by the coding sequence GTGTCTGGCTTATTTCAATGGTTGGGTTTTTTTATTGAGGGCGCGTTGTTTCGCATGCCTTTATATGGAAAATTAATAATGGACAAGTTGATTACTATATTTTCTCAATATAAAGTGTTTTACCGCATTGCGAAACTCTCTGCTATTTGCGCGGTGCTGCTTATAACGGGTTGTCAGGCGGAGGACGCACAATACTATATTGCGGAAGGGAAATCGTTATATGAAAAAGGCGATCTGGAAAGTGCGCGGGTACAATTTAAAAACGCGTTGCAAATTGATCCAAAATTAGCTGAGGTTTATTACAGGCTGGCTCTGGTCGACGAACAAAAACAAGATTGGCGAGGGATGTTGGCTAATTTGACGGCTGTTTTAGAGCTTAACTCCGATCATATCGACGCAAAAGTCAAACTCGCGCAACTCCATTTATTAGGCGGGCAGTTAGATCAAGCTTCGGAATATGTTCAAAGTGTATTGACACAGTCTCCTGATTATCCAACGGCTTTGCTCTTGGCTGCCGCGATAAAGTTTCGACAAGGAAAAAACGCAGAAGCGTTCCAAGAGGTCGAGTACGTTTTAGCGGCAGAACCGTTTCTGGCCGATGCTATTGGCTTGCAAGTAAATATATTGACGGCTTTGCAGCGAAACAACGAAGCTCTTTCGTTAGCGAGAATTGGCGTCTTACATAATCCGGACGATGCTGAGCTTTGGACGCAAAAAATTCGTCTTGAAGTTGATTTAGAGCAGTTTGAAGAGGCAATACGCGATTACCGGGCGTTAATAGAGCGCTTTCCAGAAAACGCGGAATATCGCTTGGATCTTGCTGATTTGTATCATCGTATAGGACGAACCGACCAGGCCGAGCAGTTAATCGATGATGCGAGCAAGCAATACCCCAGTCAAATGGTTTATAGATACAAACTGGTTGATTTTGTTGAACAGCGAGATGAAAAAAAGGCCGAAGCCTTATTGATTAAATTTATCAAAGACTACCCAAGGGAATCTGGGCTGACTTTCAAGCTGGCGGATCTTTATATAGCTCAACAACGATTTGCCGGTGCCGAACGTTTATTGCAAGATGCTGCCGACAGGGATATAGCGGACGAGGAAAACCTGGTCAAAAGAAATATCAAGCTGGCTGAAATTGCCTCGAAGCAGCAAAACCTCGCCAGAGTTGAGCAGTTGGCGGACGAGATCTTGAAGATCGATATCAATCAGAGCGATGCGTTACTGCTTAGAGCGGGCATACGTCTGAATAAGCTGGATGCGGATGGGGCAATATCTGATCTGCGAATAGTGCTTAGAGACCGGCCAAATCTTGAGCACGCTATGCTTTTACTTGCCCAGGCCAGTTTGGTGAAAGGACAGCCCGAGGTGGCTGAGGGCTATTTGCGCAAAACGTTGGAGTCTAACCCCGATAATGCCGCCGCGTTAGCTTCGTTAGCGAGAGAGCTTCTCAAGCGTGGGGCTTTGGCAAGTGCGGAGGAAATAACACGCAAACAGGTACAGGCCAGTCCGAATAATACGGTAGCGTTGGAAATGCTGATACAGGTGAGAGCATTGCGAGGCGACTGGAAAGGGGCTGCAGAGGCGCTGGCAAAGCTCGAAAAGTTGCCTGGCGCTCAGTCAACAACCCGGTATTGGGCTGCTCGTCTGGCTTCGCTGCAAGGTAATACGGACTCAGCTATAAAGGGATACCAAGCACTGCTTCAGCAACAACCAAGCTATACAAAAGCGTTGACGGATCTGGTTCAAATTTACGAAACCAATGGGCGCAGACGCGAATTGATTGAGTATTTGCAGAGCCAGCTCAATAAATTTCCAGATTCGGTTCCTTTGCTGAGTGTCTTAGCGGCAACTTATATTCTGGATCAGCGCTGGGCCGAAGGCGAAGCCAAGGTGCGCAAGGCTGTTGAACTGACCCCGGAGGATCTTGGCCTCAAGCTTAAATTAGTCGACATTATCGAAGTAAGAAACGCTGATCGGGCCGAGGCTCAGTTAAAAGAATTGCTAAAAAGCGCCCCGAATGACGCTCGCTTGGTGTTTCGTTTTTCGAGGTTCTATCAAGAACGCCAGCGATACCCCGAGGCCGAAACGCTATTGAAAGCTTTTGCCAATGACAATCATGGCAACCGGAATGCTATCAACGCCCGAGTAAAACTGGCCGAGTTGGCATGGGCTAGACACGATCTACTTGAAGCAAAAACCCGAATTAATCAAATTTTAGTGAGCGAGTCTGATAATACCGATGCTCTGATGCTTCGGGCGGCATTGTCAGTAGCCGAGCAGGCCTATCTGGCGGCCTTGGTCGATTTGCGGAAGGTGCTCGAAGTGGAGCCGGAATCCGAGCAAGCTTTGGCTTTGATGGCTCAGGTCTATATGCAACAGGGTTTAGTCCAAAATGTGGAGGAAACTTGGCGCAGAGTTTTAGGTGTACACCCAGGCAATATGTCCGGATTGCAGTTTACGGTCAAACAACTGGTAGCCAAAGGCGATTGGCAGCAAGCGTTTCAATATATTGACAAGGCTATCGACGCTAATCCGGGGAATCCGCAATATGTTGAATTACGGATCCGGTTATTAGCTGGCCGCGAAGATTGGCCTGCCGTCGAATCGGAAATTGCTCGGGCGAGTAAACAGCCAAGGTTTACGGATCTACTAATGCGTTGGAAGGCAAAATTGGCAATGCGCCGAGAAAACTACTCGGCAGCAATAAAAATCTACAGCGAGTGGCTGGAACAGCGGCCGACCAATAGCGAGGCGCTAACAGGTTTGGCTCATGCTTTTCAGCGGGCTGGCCAGTCAAAGGAATTGATTGCTTACCTGGAATCGCAAATTCACAAGGCGCCAGGTTTCGATGAAGCGTATTGGTTTCTGGCGCAATCGTATGCGGCGGATAAAAATTGGGCTGCGGCAGAGCAGCTGCTGCGTGACAAGCTATCGCGTATGCCCGGCGATGGTCATTCGTGGGGCCTTTTAGGAAAGGTGTATGCGGATCAGGGCAAGGATCTTGAAGCAGAGAAAACCTTTCAAGCCGGTTTGACGGCGACGGTGAATGATGCGGCATTAATGGCTGATCAGGCAGCATTTTATGTGGTTAGGCGGCAATTCGATAAGGCAGTTTCTGTCTACGAGCGGATTTTAGGCATATCTCCCGATAATGTCGTAGCGATAAACAATTTGGCCAATTTGCTGGTCAATCAACGACGGCATAACCAGGATGATATTCGGCGTGCTTTAAATTTAGTTGAGCCATTGCGTAAATCGAACGATCCTGCCTTACTGGACACCTTTGCGTGGGTGCAGTTGAAATCGGGTAGTGTTGCTACCGCATTGCCAGTGCTTCAGCGTGCCGCCAACAGTGCACCCAAGAATTCGTCAATTCTCTACCATTTGGCGGAAGCCTTATCCCAGGCCGGTGACAAAACTGCGGCACGCGTTCAGCTTGAGCGGCTGTTTGCAATTCAGGATAAGGACGGCTTCATGGAGCTTGAAGCGGCGCAAACCTTGCTAAACAGTTTGTGA